CGAACCCCAGCCAGAGCCAGAAGGCCGTCTGCATCCCGTCCATCCACGTGGTGGCGCCGGTGTAGTCCACCATGTGGGCCAGAACATAACCGGTGACCAGCCAGGCCAGGAAGGTGAGGCCGAACATCAGGAGCATGGATTTGCCCTCCTGCCGCACCTTGAGCTCCGCCTCGGTGAGCTCCTGGGCGGCCAGCCACGGCTTGGCAAACATGAGGTTCGAGTACCACAGGGCCCCCAGGGCAAAGGCGATGACGGTGGCCACCAGCAGGGCCAGATAGTTGACGTCGGGTTGTGGCATGGTTGTCTCCTCCTTGGTTGGCTAGCGACTTGATGCGGCCGGATTTTGCCGCGCGAGATCCCACTGTAGCACGAAGCCGACCCCTGCGGGCAATAGCTGCATGTACGTGCTGAATCCCCGGCGGCTCAGGCCTTGCGCCAGGGCAAAGCCCCGGACGAGTCCCAGGCCCAGCCCGGCGCCGGCCACCACGTCGGAGAGGTAGTGCTTGTTGTCGTGGATGCGGCTGATGCCGGTGAGCGCGGCTAGAGTGTAGAAGACCGCTCCCGGGCCGTTGCCGTAAAGGGTCCGGATCACCTCGGCAATCGCGAAGGTAGCGGACGCGTGCCCCGAAGGGAAGGAGTGCCCATAGGGAAAGGACGTTCGCGCATTCTTGTCCGGCCGCGGACGACCGACGACCGCCTTGATGATCTCGGTGCTGATGCCGACCACCACCAGACTTGTGAAGGCGAATTCCAGGCGCTGGCCAATCTCGGCCCGGGGCGACCCGCGGAGGGCTTCGGCCACAAGAATACCGGGCAGGATACCGATCTCTGACCAGCCACCGCCCCATTGATAGGCGACCCTTGCCAGGGATTCCGGCATCAGCCCCTGGCGAGTCGCAAACCGCTGGGTGGCTTGATCGAGTGGCAGGGATACCAGCACACCCAGACCGGTAACGGCCCAGAAAGCCCGCAGCTGCGGCGCCTGGACGGTGACCTTCAGGCCCTGGGCCACGCGCTGGGGATAGGACGCGGCCTGCGCTGCCTGACCGGTGACAAAGTTGAGGCACAGGGGTATGAGGAGGAGTACTTTAATAGCTCGCATCGGTCGAATTTCGTACGCCGTCAGGGGTGGCACTACAACTTATTGCCGGCCCCTGATGCCGGACGTTCCCGCGTGAGGCGGATGGGCATTGAAGTGGAACTGGAGCCGGATGTAGAAGCTCAGATCGAAGGAGGCTCCGAGGGGATGGTAACGATAATGCCGATTCCCGACGTTCCGAAACAGCAGGGTACCCTTCAGTTGCCGATGCCAGAACCACTTCTGCACCTGGAGGTCCAGGATGGTCGAGCTCGCCACCCGTGACGCGTAGGTCACCTGGGCGTTCGTCGATAGCAGGCAGACTTGCCCGTCAATACCCCGGTAATCGACCCATTCCGCTGAGGACAGATAGCTGACCATGGCCCATAGCGAAAAATTCTCCACCGGAAACCAGGACAGCCGATAACGAGCCGTGTGCCGGGGAATGGATTGCCAGACCCCTTTAAAGAGCTCACCGCCGGTGATCACAGTTTGAAAACCGTAGAACAGAAACTGGCTCAGTCCCGGCCGGGGGCTATGTGTGAGCGTCAAATGTCCGCCCCAGACCTGGCCGCCTTCTGAGGGGAAAAGCTGGATAGCCGAAAAGAAGGAGCAGTCCTGGGCATTGAACGTCAGGGAAGGTTGCTCGAGGTAATAATCGCTAAACGATCGGTAGTACCCGGAGGCGGCCAGTTGGATCCTGGCGTGCTGGACCGTTTGCCAGCCAAGGTCCACGGTGCGTTGCCGGCTGGTCGTCAGCTGCCCGTTGATGGTGTGGTCGACGCCCATCTCGGCCAGGGCATCGTATCCCCGCTCCGTCCAGTACCAGAGTCCGGGATCTTCCTCCACGAGCCGGTCGGCGTAGGCAATGTGAATGATGAAGGTGTGACCGGAGTTGGGGCGCCACCGGTTTTTCAGAGCGGTTTTCACGGCCATCCGCCCGTGGGAGGTGGACAGTTGGGTGCTGAGTACCTGGTCGAGCGCCTGGGACCAGCGATAGTGCAGCGCGCTGGTGAGCTTCGCAATTGTGAAGGCATTTTCGGCGAGCGGGACACGGGTGTGCAGCCGGTAGCGGTCAACTCCGATGCCAACGGTACCTTTCCGCCCGGTCGCCTCACGGGAGATATCCAGGCTGGCATGGAAATTCCGCAGGCGCCAATTAAAATCCCAGTCCGCGACGTTCGAATAATTGTCGAGGATACTTTGTGAGGTTTTAAGCCGATAGGTGAGGGCCGTATTCCCGGAGCTGCGTACGGTTCCGTTCAGGCCTATATGGGGAAAGGCGTTGCGGACTGGAATCTCCCTGGCGGCGGGCCCGAAAAAGAAAAAATACTTTGGCGAATAGGCATAGCTGGCCATGAATTCGTGTCGACCGCGGGGTGTCTCGATGCCCAGCCGCAACCGCGGCGAAAGGCTCCGGTGCAGCCCCGGCCAACCGTCAATGGCCGTCGAGATGCGCCGTAGCATGGCCCGGTCGGTGAAAGGGTGCTGCTGGACAGTGAGACCCGCCCGGGCATACCAGTGGCGGGCGGCGAAAGTCAGAATTAGGGAACCATCATTGGCGAGCCGATCCACATTGGGCGTGGCATAGGGAGTAAAGCGGTAGGGCCCGGGGTCGCCGGTCTCGTTCCCCTGGAGTAGTGCTGCCCGGAACGAGAGGCCCTGGGTGGGTCGGGCGGTGTGAATGTGAATGAGGCCGCCATCGGCAAACTCTCCCTGATGGAGTTGGGGTTGGCGGATGACTTCGACGGAGTCGATTTCGTCCGGGTCCACGGGCAGCAGATAGAAGTTGATGGTGTCGAAGGTCTGGAGATCGATTCGTTGCCCGTCAAGCAGGACGATCCAGTTTTGCCTTTGAAAAGGCGATAAGCCGTTGGGACTGACCCGCCAGGTGAGGCCGTCGGTAGAATTCAGGCGCCATTCGTCCACCAGGAACAGCAGCTCGCCGATACGTGTCACCCCGGCACGTTGGATCATATCGGCCGTCAGGATGCCCCCGTCGCCGACGGCCCACCCATTGGTCGGCAGAACTGCGCCCAGGAAAAAGGGGATGGCGAGGAGACCGGGCTTCATTCGAGAAAAATCCGCAACCATTCCGGGGTGGCGAACAGGTAACTGGCACCGGCGGAAAGCAACGCCAACCTGATAGGTCTGGCGGTGAAGATCACCTGATAGCGGCTGGAAAGGTTGACCGCCCATCGGTCCCCGATACGATAGCTCAGGTGCAGGTCAAGACTACCGGCCAGTTCACTTTCATGCTTCTGATATCCCTTGGCTTGTTCGAAGATCATGAGCTCACTGCCGATGGCAAAACCGGTGAGCAAGGCGAGCTGACCAAACAATGACAGCCGGTATCCCCATCCCAGATAGATAAAGATACTGTGGAAATCGGAGCTGCCGCTCTGCCGGCCCCTATGGGGCAACAGATGAACGCCAGCCTGAACCTCACCGAAGTAAAACGGGGTTCCGAGATAGCCTTTTATCCCCGTACCGGGCCGCCAGAATGTGTGGAACTTATTCCGGTTGGTATTGACCACCCCTTGCAGCCCGGCTTCGAGGGTCGTAAAGGGGGGCGGCGTCTGGGCGCTCAGGCGGAACAGGGCGACGGAAAGGACCAGTCCGGATAAAATCAGGGCTTTGAGCGGGGCGGGCACGGCCGGAAGTTGTCGCCCAGTAGGGGCCAATGCGACTAGAATCCGTGCTTAGATAAAAAGGCCTCCCTTCCCTTGAAGGGAGGCCAGATCGCCAGGAATCGTTGGTCTTGGACGGCGGTTATTTAACGACGATCTTCGTTTTATCCCGTTCCACGGGGGCCAGCTTGTTCAGACTCATAGAGAGGATGCCGTTGGCATACTTGGCCATGACTTCCTGCTCATCGACTTCGGTGGGCAGCGTGAAGGACCGGCCGAATTTGCCATGGCGCAGCTCGGTCGTATGGACTGTTTCAGCTTCATTGACCGGGCGCTCTTCGCACTTACCGCTGATGGTCAGCAGCCCGTCGAGGAGGGTGAGATCAATGATCCGTCTTGTTCAGGCCGGGAAGGAAAGCGCTAATATTGAGGCGGCAAAAAAAAGCCCCTCTTCCGGAGAAGAGGGGCCAGTAACTTCCCTGACTTTGTCGAAGGGCGAAGGTTACTTGATAGCGATGCGCTTGCGCTCGTCCGCAACGGGCACCAGCTTGTTAAGGGCGATGGAGAGGATGCCCTGGTTGTACCTGGCTTCCACCTTGTCCTCATCGACCTCGGTGGGCAGCGAGAAGGAGCGGGCGAACTTGCCGTAGCGCTGCTCGGCGTAGTGCACCGTCTCGTTCTTGGCCGTCTCGCGCTCTTCGCGCTCAGCGGTCACCGTGAGCACGCCGTCGTGCAGGGAGACCTCGATGTCCTTCTTGCTCAGCCCGGGAAGCGCGGCTGAGAGCAGGATCTGCTCGTCGGTCTCGCGGATGTCGAAGGCCGGGATCCAACTGCGGCGCACGGCCGGGCTCCACGCCAGGGGCCGCTGCCAGAAGCGGTTGAAAAGCCGGTCCATGTCATCGGAGAAGCCGAGAGCAGGTAGTCTGGGATTGTATTTTACGAGTGTCATTTTGAAAACCTCCTTGAGTTCTTATGGCGGCGGCCATGCTGTGACCTACCACCGACTATCAACCACACTGTACGCAAGGGCCGTGCCAGCTGCGGAAGCGTGTCAATCTGCCCACGGCACCATGACGCAATTACGGCCAACGGCCATATTGGCAGGTGCATCAGGCCATTATGGCAGACGAAGGGAATGGATGATTGAAGATTGTAGATTGGGGATTGGGGACAGAACCACAGAGAACCACAGAGGACACAGAGTGAAGGGAGAAATGATGATTGAAGATTGTCGATTGAAGATTGGGGAGAGAGAACCGCAGAGGAATGATTGGCTTGACAAGAGATGTAACGGCGGCGGGTGTGGCGCTGACGGCCTGATTCGCGGATGACAAATAGAGAGCAACGCGCCTGAAGATGGATTCAGCCGCCCAGAAACGCGCCCTGGTGATCATCTGGATCACCATTTTCATCGACCTGATGGGGATCACTCTCATCATCCCCTTCATCAACGACCTGGTGGCCGACATGGGGGGCGACGAGCAGTCGGTGGGGCTGCTGCTGGGCAGCTACGCCTTCATGCAGCTGCTGTTCGCGCCGGTGTGGGGGCGCATCAGCGACCGCATCGGGCGGCGGCCGGTGATCATCATCGGGCTGGGGGCGTCGGCGGTGGCCTTCACCATCTTCGGGCTGGCCGACGAGCTGTGGCTGCTGTTCGCCTCGCGCATGCTGGCGGGGATGGCCAACGCCAACATCTCCACCGCCCAGGCCTACGTGGCCGACATCACGCCACCGGCGCAGCGGGCGGGGCGCATGGGGCTGGTGGGGGCCGCCTTCAGCCTGGGTTTCATCGTGGGCTTCCCCATCGGCGGGGTGCTGTCGTCGGCGCTGGGGAACCAGGCGCCGGTGCTGTTCGCGGCGGGCATGTCGCTGGTGAACTGCCTGGCGGCGCTGGTGATCCTGCCGGAGTCGCTGCCCAAAGCGGTGCGCCGAGCGGCCCGCCGGCCAACGGGCAATGCCTTGCAGGCCATGGGGTCGGCCCTGGCCCAGATCGGCATCTACTGGCGGCGCCCGGCCCTGTCGCGGCTGCTGACGACGTTTTTCATCTTCACCGTGGCCTTCAGCGTGATCCACGTGACCTTCGTGGAGTATTTCCGGGACGTGCTGGTGCTGCCGCCCCGGGACCGGGGTTTCGTGTTCATGTGGATCGGCATCGTGGGGGCCAGCACGCAGGCGCTGCTGGTGAAGCGGCTGGTGGCGCGCTACGGGGAGGCGCGGGTGATCGAGCTGGGGCTGCTGTCCATGGCGCTGGGGCTGGGGTCGATCCCGTTCCTGCGGACGCTGCCGCTGATCTACGGGGGCAGCCTGTTCATCGCCCTGGGGAACAGCCTGGTGCTGCCGTCGGTGATGGCGATGG
This genomic stretch from Candidatus Neomarinimicrobiota bacterium harbors:
- a CDS encoding phosphatase PAP2 family protein, which translates into the protein MRAIKVLLLIPLCLNFVTGQAAQAASYPQRVAQGLKVTVQAPQLRAFWAVTGLGVLVSLPLDQATQRFATRQGLMPESLARVAYQWGGGWSEIGILPGILVAEALRGSPRAEIGQRLEFAFTSLVVVGISTEIIKAVVGRPRPDKNARTSFPYGHSFPSGHASATFAIAEVIRTLYGNGPGAVFYTLAALTGISRIHDNKHYLSDVVAGAGLGLGLVRGFALAQGLSRRGFSTYMQLLPAGVGFVLQWDLARQNPAASSR
- a CDS encoding Hsp20/alpha crystallin family protein is translated as MIDLTLLDGLLTISGKCEERPVNEAETVHTTELRHGKFGRSFTLPTEVDEQEVMAKYANGILSMSLNKLAPVERDKTKIVVK
- a CDS encoding MFS transporter — protein: MDSAAQKRALVIIWITIFIDLMGITLIIPFINDLVADMGGDEQSVGLLLGSYAFMQLLFAPVWGRISDRIGRRPVIIIGLGASAVAFTIFGLADELWLLFASRMLAGMANANISTAQAYVADITPPAQRAGRMGLVGAAFSLGFIVGFPIGGVLSSALGNQAPVLFAAGMSLVNCLAALVILPESLPKAVRRAARRPTGNALQAMGSALAQIGIYWRRPALSRLLTTFFIFTVAFSVIHVTFVEYFRDVLVLPPRDRGFVFMWIGIVGASTQALLVKRLVARYGEARVIELGLLSMALGLGSIPFLRTLPLIYGGSLFIALGNSLVLPSVMAMVSRRSGEEEQGVAMGVTQSLGSLGRIIGPPYGGITYARVNFTFPFVSAAGMALAAWVLWRGRGRGVASGERSALSGEPPAVSVQQEIEPQRTQRE
- a CDS encoding DUF1761 domain-containing protein; its protein translation is MPQPDVNYLALLVATVIAFALGALWYSNLMFAKPWLAAQELTEAELKVRQEGKSMLLMFGLTFLAWLVTGYVLAHMVDYTGATTWMDGMQTAFWLWLGFVVTAALIHGLFEYRDVRLYAVNLGYHLVALLIMGAILAAWA
- a CDS encoding Hsp20/alpha crystallin family protein; protein product: MTLVKYNPRLPALGFSDDMDRLFNRFWQRPLAWSPAVRRSWIPAFDIRETDEQILLSAALPGLSKKDIEVSLHDGVLTVTAEREERETAKNETVHYAEQRYGKFARSFSLPTEVDEDKVEARYNQGILSIALNKLVPVADERKRIAIK